In Gasterosteus aculeatus chromosome 15, fGasAcu3.hap1.1, whole genome shotgun sequence, a single genomic region encodes these proteins:
- the bmp4 gene encoding bone morphogenetic protein 4 yields MIPGNRMLMVILICQVLLGESNHASLIPEEGKKKVPGLQGRSASQSHELLRDFEATLLHMFGLKKRPRPSRSASVPRYLLDLYRLQSGEAEEAGVHDIAFEYPERSASRANTVRGFHHEEHMERVHDLDDGETAPLRFLFNLSSIPEDELLSSAELRLYRHQIDEAIGGASSDNQGLHRINVYEVLKPPRPGQLITQLLDTRLVRHNASRWESFDVSPAVLRWTRESLPNHGLVVEVLHLNQTPRHQGRHVRVSRSLHREPGEDWEQLRPLLVTFGHDGKGHPLTRRTKRSPKQRGRKRNRNCRRHALYVDFSDVGWNDWIVAPPGYQAYYCHGECPFPLADHLNSTNHAIVQTLVNSVNNNIPKACCVPTELSAISMLYLDEHDKVVLKNYQEMVVEGCGCR; encoded by the exons ATGATTCCTGGTAATCGAATGCTGATGGTCATTTTAATATGCCAAGTCCTGCTGGGAGAGAGCAACCATGCCAGTCTGATACCTgaagaagggaaaaagaaagtaCCGGGCCTGCAGGGTCGTTCGGCCTCTCAGAGCCATGAACTGCTGCGGGACTTTGAGGCCACGCTGCTGCACATGTTTGGCCTCAAGAAGCGGCCGCGGCCCAGCCGATCGGCCTCGGTGCCTCGGTACCTGCTGGACCTCTATCGGCTGCAGTcaggggaggcggaggaggccggGGTGCACGACATCGCTTTCGAGTACCCCGAGAGGTCAGCCAGCCGGGCCAACACTGTGAGGGGCTTCCACCACGAGG AGCACATGGAGCGGGTGCACGATCTGGACGATGGAGAAACCGCCCCCCTTCGCTTCCTGTTCAACCTCAGCAGCATCCCGGAGGACGAGCTGCTCTCTTCAGCCGAGCTCAGGCTCTACCGCCATCAGATCGACGAGGCCATCGGCGGCGCCTCGTCAGACAACCAGGGGCTTCACCGGATAAATGTGTACGAGGTGCTGAAGCCCCCCCGGCCGGGCCAGCTCATCACGCAGCTCTTGGACACGCGGCTCGTGCGGCACAACGCGTCGCGCTGGGAGAGCTTCGATGTGAGCCCGGCGGTGCTGCGCTGGACTCGCGAGAGCCTCCCGAACCACGGGCTGGTGGTGGAGGTCCTGCACCTCAACCAGACGCCGCGCCACCAGGGCCGGCACGTCCGCGTCAGCCGCTCGCTGCACCGGGAGCCCGGCGAGGACTGGGAGCAGCTACGTCCCCTCCTGGTTACCTTTGGCCACGACGGGAAAGGTCACCCGCTGACCCGTCGGACCAAGCGCAGCCCCAAGCAGCGGGGCCGCAAGCGCAACCGCAACTGCCGGCGCCACGCGCTATATGTGGACTTCAGCGATGTAGGCTGGAATGACTGGATAGTGGCGCCCCCTGGTTACCAGGCCTATTACTGCCACGGGGAATGTCCCTTTCCTCTGGCGGATCATCTGAACTCAACCAACCATGCCATTGTTCAGACGCTGGTGAACTCTGTGAACAACAACATTCCCAAGGCCTGCTGCGTGCCCACAGAGCTCAGCGCCATCTCCATGCTCTACCTAGACGAACACGACAAGGTGGTCCTCAAAAACTACCAGGAAATGGTAGTGGAGGGCTGCGGCTGCCGCTGA